The Phaeobacter sp. A36a-5a DNA segment GCATGTCGTGGAGTTGGGGCTGACGCCCGGCTGGCGGCAGTATCAGATCGCCATCATCATATGTCTCTTCATCGTCGCCTATGTTCTGAGGCTCGTGACGCAGCCGGGCTGGGACCGCTGGGCCAGATCCAGAAGCGGCTGGCCCAAGTGGCGCTTGCGGGTTCTGGTGCAGGTACTGCGGCGCATCACCCTGATTTACTTCGTTATTCTTTGCTGGGGCACCTATGTCGTCATGCAGCAGATGACCTGGCCCTCGCGAAGTTACCTGATCGGTGTTGCGGCAACGCTGGGGGTGGCCTGGCTGATGATCGGGTTTCTGGCCCGATTCGTGCATAACCGGACATTGCGCCGTCTGGTGACATGGTCGCTGTGGATCTACGCCACGCTGGTCGCGCTCAACCTTGTCGATGACGTGGCGCAGTTCCTCGATGGGGTCGCGCTGGATATCGGGTCCATGCACCTGTCGTTGCTTGCGGTCCTGAAAGCCTGTGTTCTGGGGGCGGTGCTGCTGACGATGGCGCGGCTCGGGACGCAGGCCGCAGCCGGTGGCTTGCGCCGGAACGAGGATATCTCGCCGTCGATGCAGGTCCTGATGGGCAAGGCTGTGCAGGTTGTGCTCTATGGTTTGGCTTTGCTGTTCAGCATTCGCGCCATCGGATTCGATCTTACCGGGCTTGCAGTCCTGTCCGGCGCGATCGGTGTCGGTATCGGGTTCGGCCTGCAAAAAGTAGTGTCGAACCTGGTCTCGGGAATCATTATCCTGATGGACCGGTCGATCAAACCGGGTGATGTGATTTCGCTGGGCGAGACCTTTGGCTGGATCAATGCGCTTGGCGCCCGTTACGTATCCGTGGTGACCCGCGACGGGCGTGAATATCTGATCCCGAACGAGGATTTTATCACCAGCCAGGTGGTCAACTGGTCCCATTCGGACCGATTCGTACGGCTCGATCTGAATTTTGGCACCGGTTACAATGATGACCCGCATGAGGTGCGCCGCGTCGCCATCGAGGCCACAAAAACGGTGGGTCGGGTGCTCAGCGGTGGCAAGCGTGCCCCCGTCTGCCACATCGTCGGCTTTGGCGACAGCAGCGTGGATTACGTCCTGCGTTTCTGGATCAGCGATCCGACCGGCGGTCTGACGAATATTCGCGGCAATGTCTATCTGGCGCTCTGGGACGCCTTTAAAGGCGCAGGAATCTCCATACCTTTCCCACAACGGGAAGTGCGCGTCCTGAACGACGCACTGCCGGTCGCAATGCAGGATACGGAGGCACGGCGGGGCGGCGGCACAGTGGATGGTTCGGGGGCAGGCCCAGAAGCCGCCGCGCGGCCAATTCAGGACTGACATCACCCGGCCGCCCGACCATGCGTTTCGCGCTGCTTTCACGCCTGCACAAGACGCATAGCCGCCGACCATCAAGCTTCATTGAAAAACCGCTTGTAGCTTGCTACATTAACTCAACCCCAGCGCCGGGGGACCGGCGGCGCGCTACAAGGAGGACAATGTCCTGTCACCCGAACCTCAGGCGGCCCCAGATGCTGGTCGCGGAGTGGCCGTAATGGCTACCACATCACAGCCAACCAGCGACGAGCTGCTGGCGCGTGTTCTTTCCTCGCTGAATGACGACAAGGCCGAAGATGTTGTGCAGATCGACCTGCGCGGCAAAACGGCTATTGGCGACCATATGGTCATCGCCTCGGGTCGCTCGACCCGTCAGGTGGCGTCGATGGCTGAAAAGCTGGCCGACCGCCTGAAGCAAGACTATGGCATGGTCTGCAAGGTCGAAGGCAAGGACACCGGCGACTGGGTGCTGATCGATACCGGCGATATCATCGTCCATCTGTTCCGCCCGGAAGTGCGCGAATTCTATCAGCTCGAAAAAATGTGGCTGCCCGCAGGCACGTCACCAGCCCAGAGCGAGAACTGATCCAGCGACGGGATCCGGTTCCAAGAGATCGGTCCGCGCAGCTCGTCCTTTGCGTCTGGCGCGGACCCGTATCGAAAGTTCCTCATGCGACTCCATTTCTGTGTGGTCGGGCGCCTCAGGGCCAGCCCGGAAAAGCAGCTGATCGACGATTATTTCGAGCGTTTTGACCGTACCGGTCGTGCGCTGGGTCTGGGTCCCTGCCGGATCGTTGAAGTTGAGGACAAGAAAAACGCAGGCATGGCCGCTGAGGCGGAACTGCTGCGCAAGGCAATCCCCAAGGGGGCTGTCATCTGCGTGTTGGACGAGCGTGGCAAGCTGCTCAGCTCGCCGGATTTCTCCAAACGTCTGTCTGATTGGCGCGATACCGGCCGTCAGGATGTTGCCTTTGTGATCGGCGGGGCGGACGGCATTGATCCGAGCCTGCGCGCCGAAGCCGATTTTTCAATTTCATTGGGCAAGATGGTCTGGCCGCATATGCTGGTGCGGGTGCTGCTGGCAGAACAGGTCTATCGTGCCGCAACCATACTGGCGGGCAGCCCCTATCACCGGGTTTAGCAGGCGCAGAGCGTCTGGTGCGCAGGCACCGGCCACCGCGCGGTGTTCAGCATGAGGTGCAGGTCAGGCGGAGCGTATATGTTGTCTCAGCCCAGCCGTCGACATTGCAGCGCGCCTGAATGAGGACGCTGTCCAGCCCGTCTGGTATCGCCACACCGGCCAGTGATCTGGTGAATGGCTGTTCGTTGACATGCGGATGCGCCAGTTCCCTCAGGCCAAGCACATTCCCGTCTATATCGAGCACCCGCCAGCCGTCGGCATAGTGACCCCAGCCGGTATCGGGGTGGCGCAGGGTGACGCTGATGCGCCAGCTGCCAGCTGTTTGCTGCGCGGCAGCATCAGTTATTTGCGGATCATCGGCCAGCGCCGACGCAGGCAGGCTTACCGCCACGAGCAAGGCGAAGAGTTTTGTCATGGCGCAAGTATAGGTCCGAAGCCTGCCGCGGTAATGTCACAACTCTGTGTTGGCAGCGGATCCTGAGGGTTCGTTTAAGGGTGGGGTCGCGTTTGCCGGGACCCGCTGCAGAATCTGGCGGGACTGCGAGGCAAATTCCCGCCGATAAAGCACCGCAAAGGTCACGATTGTCGCCGCAACCAGCGCCCATGGTCCGATCAGCCATGCGACGGCGGCGAGCGCGAAATAGGTGGACCGCATGGCGCGGTTGAAACTGCGCGCGGCCGTGATGCTCAGGTCTGCTGCCTGTCGCGCGCGGGGATAGGCACGGGGGTCGGCGTCGGTATTGGGCACAGCGGCCATCAGCACAAAACAATAGCCGAACAGACGATGCGCCCAGACATATTTCAGGAACGCATTGGACAACAGCAACAGCACCAACAGGATTTTGACTTCCCAGACAAAGGCAGGCGCGCTCTCCAGACTGAGATCCTGCGCCACACCGGCCAGTTGATCGGTATTGCCGATCAGTGCCAGTCCTCCGCCGATGGCGATCATCGAGGCAGAGGCAAAGAACGCGCTGCCTTGTCGCAGATTTGCGATCAGCTGGGCGTCAAAGATGCGGGGATCACGCTGCACCATCTGATTCATCCAGGCATGGCGGAACTCGGCCATCAGGCCAGAGACCGAGGGATGCTCCGAAGTGGCGTGTTCAATGCGCCAGCCGATGCCGATCCAGCAGAGCATCAACAACAGGCAGGCCGCCAGATCTAGGGGCGAAAACAGGGCGATACGGTCAAGCAGTGTCATGGCTCGACCCTACCTCCGGAACTCGGGGCTTGCCAGATTGGATAATTGGTAATATTAGTTTACCAAATTTAGCAATCCACAGGAGAGCCCCATGGAGATGCCAGCCCCGGATCAGACCGTCCTGTCGCGCAAGGCTGAACTTGTTTCGCGTCTTTCTGCCGTGCTGCCTGCGGATGCGCTGGTCGAAGATCCCGCAGAGACGCGGGCCTACGAATGTGATGCGCTGACCGCCTACAAATGCCCGCCGATGCTGGTGGTGCTGCCGCGGAGCACGCAAGAGGTCTCGGATGTGCTGCGGATCTGCCACGAGGCAGGCGTGCCGGTGGTCCCGCGCGGGGCCGGGACGTCGCTGGCCGGCGGGGCGCTGCCAACGGCCGATTGTGTCCTTCTGGGCGTCGCGCGGATGAACGCGGTGCTGGAAACGGATTACGACAACCGCATTATCCGGGTGCAAACCGGCCGCACCAACCTGAGTGTTTCGGGCGCGGTGGAGGAACAGGATTTCTTCTATGCTCCTGATCCGTCCTCGCAGCTGGCCTGCGCCATCGCCGGCAATATCGCGATGAACTCCGGTGGCGCGCATTGTCTCAAATACGGTGTGACCACCAACAACCTCATGGGTGTCACCATGGTGATGATGGATGGCACCGTGGTCGAGATCGGCGGCGCCCATCTGGATGCGGGCGGGCTGGATCTGCTGGGGGTGATCTGCGGCAGCGAAGGGCAGCTGGGCGTGGTGACCGAGGCGACCCTGCGGATCCTGCGCAAACCCGAAGGCGCGCGCCCGGTGCTGATCGGTTATGACAGCAACGAGGTGGCGGGGGCCTGCGTCAGCGATATCATCAGGGCAGGGGTTCTGCCGGTTGCGATCGAATTCATGGACCGGCCCTGCATCGAGGCCTGCGAGGCCTTTGCCAAGGCGGGTTACCCGATGTGCGAGGCGCTGTTGATCATCGAGGTCGAAGGCAGCGATGCGGAAATTGACCTCCAGCTGAGCCTGATCACCGAGATAGCCCGTTCGCACAATCCGGTGGAGCTGCGCGAGGCGCGTGACAGCGACGAGGCCGCGCGGATCTGGCTGGGCCGAAAATCGGCCTTCGGGGCGATGGGGCAGATCAACGACTATATGTGTCTGGATGGCACGATCCCTGTCACCGCGCTGCCGCTTGTCCTGCGCCGCATTGGGGAAATGAGCCGGGAGTTCGGACTGGACGTCGCCAATGTGTTCCATGCGGGCGATGGCAATATGCACCCGCTGATCCTGTTCGATGCCAACAAGCCCGGCGATCTGGAGACCTGCGAAGCCTTTGGCGCCGAAATCCTGAAGCTCTGTGTGGAGGTGGGCGGATGCCTCACCGGAGAGCATGGCGTGGGGATCGAAAAGCGCGATCTGATGCTGCATCAATACCGGCCCGCCGATATCGAGGCGCAGCTGCGGGTGAAAGATGTGTTCGATCCGAAATGGCTGCTCAACCCGGCGAAAGTGTTCCCGCTGTCCACAACGCAAAGCAGACGCGCGCCCGCAATCGCGGCTCAGTAACAGATGGTAGTCGACAGGCCCCGATGCGGGCATGTTGCGGGGGCCTTGCCCCCACACCCCCAGAGTATTTTTGAAAAGGTGAAATCATGACACCTCAGAGTGAGGCCGAACTGGCCGAGATTATTGCGGGGGCCAAGGGGCCTTTGAGTATCCGAGGCGGCGGCACCCGCGGTATCGCCGACAACGGCGCGCCGCTGTCGGTCGCGGGGTTGAGCGGTGTCACCCTTTACGAGCCGGGAGCGTTGACGCTTGTTGTGCAGGCGGGCACACCGGTTGAGGAGGTGAAGCAGATCCTGGCAGGTGAAAACCAGCGCCTCGCCTTTGAGCCGATGGACCATCGCGGACTGCTTGGAACCGATGGCGCGCCCACTATGGGCGGTGTGTTTGCCGCCAATATCTCCGGTCCCCGCCGCATCCAATGTGGTGCGGCGCGCGATTTCCTGTTGGGGGTGCGGTTTGTGGACGGCCGCGGTGACGTGCTTAGCAACGGTGGCCGGGTCATGAAGAATGTCACCGGCTATGATCTGGTCAAGCTGATGGCCGGTGCCCATGGCACTCTGGGTGTGCTGAGTGAGCTGTCGTTGAAAGTCCTGCCCAAGGCTGAAGCCTGCGGAACCGTAGCGGTTGACGTCGCCGATCTGGCAACAGCAGTGGCGGCCATGTCGGTTGCGCTGGGCTCTCCTTATGATGTGACCGGGGCCGCCTATGATCCGGATGCGCGAAGGGCCTATATCCGGCTTGAGGGGTTTGAGGCCTCCGTTGCCTACCGTGCCGAAGCCCTGGCGAAGGAGTTGGCTGGATTTGGCGCCCCGGAGATCTCTCTTGGTGAGAGCACCGCATTGTGGGAGGGGGTTCGCGATGTGGCAGCTTTCCACGACAAACCGGGCGATGTCTGGCGTATTTCGGTGAAACCCTCCGACGCGGTGGCGCTGGCGCCCGCACTGCGGGCGGAGGCTTTGCAGTTTGACTGGGGCGGCGGGCTGATCTGGGCGCTGGTGCCCGAGGGGACTGACCTGCGGGCGCGGATCGGCGTGCCAGGCCATGCAACGCTGGTGCGGGCGTCTGCTCAAACCCGGCAGCAGCTGGGACAATTTCATCCGCAACCTGCCACGCTTGGCGCGATATCTGCGGGGCTGCGCCAGCAGTTCGATCCGCGCGGCATTCTTAATCCGGGACTGATGGGGTAGATCATGCAAACCACGTTTACCGAAGAGCAACTGCGCGATCCCGGCACCCAGCGGGCCAATGAGATTCTGCGGACCTGTGTGCACTGCGGCTTTTGCACGGCAACCTGCCCGACCTATCAGGTTCTCGGCGATGAGTTGGACAGCCCGCGCGGACGGATCTATCTGATCAAGGACATGCTGGAGAACGAGCGCAAGCCCGACGCCAAGACGGTGAAGCACATCGACCGCTGCCTGTCCTGCCTCGCCTGCATGTCGACCTGCCCGTCGGGTGTGCATTACATGCATCTCGTCGATCACGCCCGTGCCTATATCGAAAAACACTATGACCGGCCCTGGAGCGATCGTGCCCTGCGCTGGCTGCTGGCGCGGATTCTGCCCTATCCCGGCCGCTTCCGGCTGGCGCTCGTCGGGGCGAAGCTGGCACGGCCGTTTCGTGCATTTGTGCCTGACGCGCGATTGCGGGCGATGCTGGACATGGCGCCGAAGCGCATTCCGCCGGTCAGCCGCAACGATGATCCGCAGCGATTTGCACCAATTGGACCGCGCAAGAAACGCGTGGCCCTGATGACCGGGTGCGCGCAGAAGGCGCTCAACACCGATATCAATGATGCCACGATCCGCCTGTTACGCCGTCTCGGCTGCGAGGTTGTCGTCGCCGAAGGGGCGGGGTGCTGCGGGGCGCTGACACATCATATGGGTCGCGAAGACGAAAGCCATGCCACCGCTGCCAAGAACATCCGCGCCTGGTGCACAGAGATGGACTGGAAGGGCCTCGATGCGATTGTGATCAACACCTCCGGTTGCGGCACGACGGTGAAAGACTACGGGCATATGTTCCGAAATGATCCTCTGGCGGCAGATGCGGCGCGGGTGTCGGCCATTGCCATGGACATATCGGAACTGCTGATGCAGCTGGAACTGCCAGAAGGTGAGGACAAGCAGCTGACCGTGGCCTATCACGCGGCCTGTTCACTGCAACATGGCCAGCAGATCAAAACCCACCCCAAGACCCTTCTGAAGCGGGCAGGTTTCTCTATTGTTGAACCGGCGGATCCACATCTGTGCTGCGGGTCGGCCGGAACCTACAATCTGATGCAGCCGGAAATTTCGGCAGAGCTGAAGGCGCGTAAGGTCAAGACGCTTGAGGCGAAGAAACCGGACCTCATCGCGGCCGGGAATATTGGCTGCATGATGCAGATCGGATCGGGTACCGAGCTGCCTATCGTGCACACTGTTGAGCTGTTGGACTGGGCGACAGGCGGCCCCAAGCCGCGCGCGCTCCAGCTGGGCGGTAGCGTCACTGACACACGGGCCGGTGAGATCCCGATCTTGCGCTGACGCGGTCGGCAAGAAGCCGCCGCAGGCGCTAAACTGCCCGGGTGCATTCCACGTCCGCTTGCCGTAATTTTGCCCCAAGCAGTGCTTACCCTCGGAAGCGAGCGATTGGGACATGGGGCGGCGAAATGATGAGCGCGGGAATACGGATCAGGCAGCTGGTGCTGTCGCTCGCAGCTGCGCTGTCGAGCTTAGCTGTGCCCTCGGCAACGCTAGCCGATGACAGCCGTCTCCAGCGCCTCGAAACCACAGAGGCGGGCCGTGACTGGCAGGCGGTTGGTCGGCTGGACGTCAATGGCGAAGGGTTCTGTACCGGTGCGCTGATCGCGCCGGATCTGGTGCTGACGGCAGCGCATTGCCTCTATGATCGCGACAGCCGCACCCGGATCGAGCCGCAGACCATCGAATTTCTAGCCGGGTGGCGCAATGGTCGGGCCTCGGCCTACCGCAGCGTGCGTCAGGCGGTGATCCATCCAAGCTACATCTACGATGGCAAGGTGTCGACCGACAGGGTGCGCAACGATATCGCACTCCTGCAGCTGCAGAGACCGATCCGCAACACCACTGTGACCCCGTTTGAAACCGATCAGCGCCCGGAGAAAGGCGCCCGGATTGGCGTTGTCTCTTATGCGCATGACCGATCGGAGGCGCCGTCGCTTCAGGATGTCTGTGCCGTGATGGCCCGGCAGGAGGGGGTGCTGGTGATGTCCTGCGATGTGGACTACGGCTCCTCCGGTGCGCCGGTGTTTTCCTTTGATGCCGGTCGGCCCAAGATCGTGTCGGTCGTCTCTGCCAAGGCCGAGGTCTCAGGCCAGCAGGTTGCGCTCGGGGCCGCCCTGGCTGAGGAGCTGGCGCTGTTGCGCGCGCAGCTGGCCGGAAGCCGGATCGGTGGCCAGATGCCGCCCGGTGTCGGGCGTGTAACTGTGGGCGAACGGGGTACGACCTCAGGGGCCAAGTTCATCAAGCAATGAGATTTCGCGCCGCTGGCCGCAGCCGGTCGGTAGATCGGCGGTTCAGGCGCATTTCGGCGGCTGTCGGCAACCGGATGAAAGCTGAGAAATTTGTGCGCCCCAGAGGGTGGACGCCCTCTTGAACCGGCAATTCCAGTCCTTATCTCAGTGCTGTTCGGATCGCCGATGAACGGGGTCCGACGCTTCAGACGCCCGTCCCGATTGGGAGGGCAGGTTGAAATCGCTCACTGATGAGGATGACACATGCGTAGTTTTGATTTTGCACCGCTGCACCGGGCCACCATTGGCTTTGACCAGATCGCCGACCTGATGGATCGTGCACTCAGCTCTGATGTCGCGCAGCCGAGCTATCCCCCTTACAATATCGAAAAAACCGCCGCTGATGCCTATCGGATCTCGATTGCCGTTGCGGGCTTCTCCGAAGCCGATCTGGGTGTCGAGGTGAAGGAAAACGCGCTCGTCGTTTCGGCCAAGAAATCCGAGGATGACAGCGACCGCACCTACCTGCATCGCGGTATCGCGACCCGCGCGTTTGAGCGCCGGTTCACCTTGGCCGACCACGTGCGCGTCACCGGCGCCAGCCACTCCGACGGGATGCTGCATATCGACCTGCAGCGCGAGGTGCCCGAGGCGCTGAAACCGCGCCGGATCGAGATCACCTCGAACAAGACCCGCGAATTGGACGCCAAACCGGTCAACTGATCCGCGCTGATCGCTGAGTTCGGTCAATCCAGAAACACAACAGCCCCCCGGATCCGCCGGGGGGCTGTTTGATTTTGTGTCGGGAGTCGGCTCAGTTCACCTTGAGCTGGCTGACCATCCCGATAGAGAAGAACATCGTCTCGCCGGAGGCATCATCGACGCCGTCGTTGTCCGTCACGACAAAGCCTTCTCCCTCGGCAGTGATCGCGAGGCCTTCGACCTTGTCCAGCACGTAGCCACCGGTTGCGGTCAGATCGGGCAGCAGATCGCGGACCAGCTCCTTGCTGACAACCGGCAGATCGCCGCCCAGCGGCGCAGGCTGCATCTCAGCCAGCGGAATGCGGTAGATCTTCTTGGTGATGGCGCGGAAATCATGCTGGTTGTCGCGTTCGATCACATAGACATAATCGCCATGCGCCACGATCTCCGACAGGCCGGTCCAGCCGGTCTGCGGCTCAGCCTTGGGATAATGGACCGCCCCCCATTCCTTGGTTTCCAGATTGTAGGCCACAAGTTTGACGTGGTTCTTGGGATCGTCTTTCCACTCGCGCTGAACCGCCATCCAGAGCGTCTCGCCGATCCTGGTGATGCCTTCAAAGCCAAAGCGTTTTTCAACCGCCATCAGTTCGGCGGGCAGACCGATTTCACCCGTCTTTGCCTTTATCAGACCATCCTTGGAGACGTGATAGATCGCGTGCGGGATGACGCGATCACTGCGGCCTTCGGAGGCCACGTAAAAGCCGCCTGCGCCGTCAAGCGTAATGCCTTCCAGATCCAGTTTCTGGGCGGGGTTGCCGTCCTGCCGATGGATGCGGATCACATCGACGATGCGGGCCGGTGTCTGGCTGGGGTCAATCTTGAAGATCGAGGGCTGGAAGCCATAGAAACTGTCGTTGACCGCGTAGATCATGCCATCGGCATCCGCGACCATGCCCGATAGCGCGCCCCAGCCGATCAGTTCATCCGCCCCGGCAGAGGTCAGATGCGGATAGACCGGCGCGCCATCCTGTAGCGCGTACATCATCACGTGGGCGCGGGGGCCCTTGTCGTCGATCAGGTCCTTTTCATTGGCGGAGACCAGCAGATTGCGCTCAGGCAGTACAGCGTAGCCTTCCGGGCCGACGCCCGAGGGCAAGAGCTGTGTCAGCACCGGGTTGGCCAGATCGCTGACATCGTAGACGCCGACAACAGACGCCCGCTCAGCCCCGACAAATACATAGGGTGTGCCGTCGAACTCCGCGAAGATCACGCTTTCGGGTTCCACTCCTTTGGCGTCAGAGCGTTTGTCAGGGTAGTGGCCGATCTGCACGATTGCATGTTCGAAGGAAGTGCCACTGTCATAGACGACGGTGCCGTCCTTGTTAAAGATCGTCCAGCCACGCGATCCGCCCTGATAGTCGCCTTCGTTTGCGGTGGCGAAATGGGCGTCATCAATCCAGGTCACCGCATCCGGTTCGCGCAGGCGACCCGTCTGGTTCTCCTCAAAAATCAGTGCACCGCGTTCGTCCGTGGCGTCGATACCCTCCAGATCGACAGCCCCTGCCGAGAAATGGTTCACGATCTCGCCGTCCCTGGAGACGATCACCAGATGATTGTTCTCCTGAAGGGTGACGACGGTTTCCCCCAGCCCATTCACAGAGACATACTCTGGTTCCGGGTCCTCGCCTGCGATGTCAGCAAGGCCTGTCAGGCTCACCATCTTCATCGACGCGCAATCAAGGCCTCCCTCGGTGGTATTCACCAGCACCAGATTGCCCGCAGGCATCTGCGGCAGCATACCATCATTCAGATCCTCGTCCCGCTCGTTTTCGATCGCCACGGCGAGGAAGGCGCCATCCTTGGACTTGGCGAGTGAATCCGGCTGACCACCCAGGTCGCAGGATCCGGTTTCAGCGCCTGTTTCCGTGTCAAAGGATGTCAGCAGACCCGAGGGCTGCGTGTAGCTCTCAGAGGTGTTCACGCCCACATAGGCCGTGCTGCCAACAACCGCGACCGATGTCGGCTCACCCGGCAGGGCGATATTGCCCTTGGGGGACGGATTGGACGGGTCGGTGATATCAATCAGCCCCAGCGCGCCCAGCGGGCTGTCGGTATAGACCAGCGTCATGCCATCCGCTGTGACGTCGATGATCTCGGGCGAGGTCTCGCGCGTCTGATCCTCACCGGCGGCCATATTCTGGACAACGGGAAAGGCCGCGACGCGGTTAAAGGATTTCTCTGCCTGGGCGACACCAGCGGTGAGGGCCAGCACAGAAGTCAGGCACATGAGGCGCGGAAACATCTGCTACTCCGAAAGTTGGACAATTGACTGCCCATGCTCCTGCCCGTTCTGCCTAACGGGAATGTGACGGTTCGATGTAGTTTTGATGATGCAAGAAGGCCCCGACAGCGATCTGTCGGGGCCCTATGTTGCGGATCAGACCGACATGCAGATGTATTTCATCTCCAGATAGTCCTCAATGCCATGGTGGCTGCCCTCTCGGCCCAGCCCCGATTGCTTGACGCCGCCAAACGGCGCCACCTCGGTCGAGATGATGCCGGTGTTAACGCCGACAATCCCGTATTCGAGCGCTTCGGCCACCTTGTAGACCCGGCTCAGATCCTTGGCATAGAAATAGGAGGCAAGGCCAAAGATGGTATCATTGGCCATCTCGATCACGTCGTCCTCGGTCTCGAATTTAAACAGAGGTGCCATCGGGCCAAAGGTTTCGTCCTGAGAGAACACCATATCCTGTGTGGCGCCGGTGATGATCGTCGGCTCAAAGAAGGTGCCGCCCAGCTCCGAAGGATTGCCGCCCAGGATCACCTCTGCGCCTTTCTCCTTGGCATCGGCAATATGTGCCTGCACTTTTTCAACAGCTTTCTGGTTGATCAGCGGCCCGAACTGTGTGCCCTCTGTCAGGCCATCACCAACCGTCATCTTGGCCACGGCCTCCTTCAGCTTGGCAGCAAAGGCGTCATAGACACCGGCCTGCACGTAGATCCGGTTGGCACAGACACAGGTCTGGCCGTTGTTGCGGAATTTGCACATGATCGCGCCTTCGACAGCCGCGTCGAGATCGGCATCGTCAAACACGATAAATGGCGCGTTGCCGCCCAGTTCCATCGAACATTTCATGACGGTATCTGCCGCCTGCCGCATCAGGATACGACCAACCTCGGTGGAGCCGGTAAAGGTCAGCTTGCGCACGGCTTTGTTCTCGCAGAACTCCTTGCCGGTCTCAGACGCATTGGAGGAGGGGACGACATTGAACACACCAGCAGGAATGCCGGCGCGCTCCGCCAGAACCGCCAGAGCGGTCGCCGACAGCGGGGTCAGCTCGGCGGGGCGGGAGACAAAGGCGCAGCCAGCCGCCAGCGCCGGGCCCGCCTTGCGGGTGATCATCGCATTGGGAAAATTCCACGGCGTGATGGAGGCTGCAACGCCGATCGGCTGTTTCAGAACGGTGATGCGCTTGTCACGCTGGTGGCCCGGAATAGTCTCGCCATAGATGCGTTTGGCTTCCTCGGCGAAAAACTCGATGAACGATGCGCCATAGGCGATTTCGCCGCGCGATTCCGCCAGAGGCTTGCCCATCTCGGCGGTCAGGATCACCGCCAGATCCTCCTGGTTTGCCATCATCAGGTCGAACCATTTGCGCAGCACGCCCGCGCGCTCCTTGCCGGTCCATTTGGCCCAGTCCTTCTGCGCGGCCTCTGCCTGGGCGATGGCGCCTGCCACCTGGCTGCGGCTGACATCGGCCACCTGCGCGATCACATCGCCACGGGCCGGGTTGATCACGTCGAAGGTGCCGTCGTCGCCATCAACGAACTGGCCGCCGATATAGGCCCGGCTTTCCAGCAGGCTGGGGTCTTTGAGCAGGGATTTCAGATCTGTAGTCGCGTCAAGCATGGCTTGCCTCCCGGATGTCGTTTGCTGGGAATGGAAATCAGCTGTCACTTGATATGTCCAGAAAGAGTGATGAGTCCAGAATTTGATCAAATATACCGGCGGTATGTGGCTCGCTATTGCGCCGCCGGTTGCCGTGGGCCGTTTGACATGTCCGACCCAAGGTAGTCAGGTAGGGCAAATACCAAAAAAGGGGAGGTCCGGCATGGAACTGGACGACGCATATTCCAACGGGGCCTATATTGAGAACGCTGAAAGCTATCCGCCACGCTGGGCGGCCTCGGCCGAGGATTTCCGCAACGCCATGCGGGAGCGGTCGCGTATTGACGTCTCCTATGGGGACAGCGAACGCCAGAAATATGACCTGTTCTTCCCGAAA contains these protein-coding regions:
- the glcF gene encoding glycolate oxidase subunit GlcF, with translation MQTTFTEEQLRDPGTQRANEILRTCVHCGFCTATCPTYQVLGDELDSPRGRIYLIKDMLENERKPDAKTVKHIDRCLSCLACMSTCPSGVHYMHLVDHARAYIEKHYDRPWSDRALRWLLARILPYPGRFRLALVGAKLARPFRAFVPDARLRAMLDMAPKRIPPVSRNDDPQRFAPIGPRKKRVALMTGCAQKALNTDINDATIRLLRRLGCEVVVAEGAGCCGALTHHMGREDESHATAAKNIRAWCTEMDWKGLDAIVINTSGCGTTVKDYGHMFRNDPLAADAARVSAIAMDISELLMQLELPEGEDKQLTVAYHAACSLQHGQQIKTHPKTLLKRAGFSIVEPADPHLCCGSAGTYNLMQPEISAELKARKVKTLEAKKPDLIAAGNIGCMMQIGSGTELPIVHTVELLDWATGGPKPRALQLGGSVTDTRAGEIPILR
- a CDS encoding trypsin-like serine peptidase, whose product is MSAGIRIRQLVLSLAAALSSLAVPSATLADDSRLQRLETTEAGRDWQAVGRLDVNGEGFCTGALIAPDLVLTAAHCLYDRDSRTRIEPQTIEFLAGWRNGRASAYRSVRQAVIHPSYIYDGKVSTDRVRNDIALLQLQRPIRNTTVTPFETDQRPEKGARIGVVSYAHDRSEAPSLQDVCAVMARQEGVLVMSCDVDYGSSGAPVFSFDAGRPKIVSVVSAKAEVSGQQVALGAALAEELALLRAQLAGSRIGGQMPPGVGRVTVGERGTTSGAKFIKQ
- a CDS encoding Hsp20 family protein produces the protein MRSFDFAPLHRATIGFDQIADLMDRALSSDVAQPSYPPYNIEKTAADAYRISIAVAGFSEADLGVEVKENALVVSAKKSEDDSDRTYLHRGIATRAFERRFTLADHVRVTGASHSDGMLHIDLQREVPEALKPRRIEITSNKTRELDAKPVN
- a CDS encoding esterase-like activity of phytase family protein, with translation MFPRLMCLTSVLALTAGVAQAEKSFNRVAAFPVVQNMAAGEDQTRETSPEIIDVTADGMTLVYTDSPLGALGLIDITDPSNPSPKGNIALPGEPTSVAVVGSTAYVGVNTSESYTQPSGLLTSFDTETGAETGSCDLGGQPDSLAKSKDGAFLAVAIENERDEDLNDGMLPQMPAGNLVLVNTTEGGLDCASMKMVSLTGLADIAGEDPEPEYVSVNGLGETVVTLQENNHLVIVSRDGEIVNHFSAGAVDLEGIDATDERGALIFEENQTGRLREPDAVTWIDDAHFATANEGDYQGGSRGWTIFNKDGTVVYDSGTSFEHAIVQIGHYPDKRSDAKGVEPESVIFAEFDGTPYVFVGAERASVVGVYDVSDLANPVLTQLLPSGVGPEGYAVLPERNLLVSANEKDLIDDKGPRAHVMMYALQDGAPVYPHLTSAGADELIGWGALSGMVADADGMIYAVNDSFYGFQPSIFKIDPSQTPARIVDVIRIHRQDGNPAQKLDLEGITLDGAGGFYVASEGRSDRVIPHAIYHVSKDGLIKAKTGEIGLPAELMAVEKRFGFEGITRIGETLWMAVQREWKDDPKNHVKLVAYNLETKEWGAVHYPKAEPQTGWTGLSEIVAHGDYVYVIERDNQHDFRAITKKIYRIPLAEMQPAPLGGDLPVVSKELVRDLLPDLTATGGYVLDKVEGLAITAEGEGFVVTDNDGVDDASGETMFFSIGMVSQLKVN
- a CDS encoding NAD-dependent succinate-semialdehyde dehydrogenase, whose amino-acid sequence is MLDATTDLKSLLKDPSLLESRAYIGGQFVDGDDGTFDVINPARGDVIAQVADVSRSQVAGAIAQAEAAQKDWAKWTGKERAGVLRKWFDLMMANQEDLAVILTAEMGKPLAESRGEIAYGASFIEFFAEEAKRIYGETIPGHQRDKRITVLKQPIGVAASITPWNFPNAMITRKAGPALAAGCAFVSRPAELTPLSATALAVLAERAGIPAGVFNVVPSSNASETGKEFCENKAVRKLTFTGSTEVGRILMRQAADTVMKCSMELGGNAPFIVFDDADLDAAVEGAIMCKFRNNGQTCVCANRIYVQAGVYDAFAAKLKEAVAKMTVGDGLTEGTQFGPLINQKAVEKVQAHIADAKEKGAEVILGGNPSELGGTFFEPTIITGATQDMVFSQDETFGPMAPLFKFETEDDVIEMANDTIFGLASYFYAKDLSRVYKVAEALEYGIVGVNTGIISTEVAPFGGVKQSGLGREGSHHGIEDYLEMKYICMSV